A single Malaclemys terrapin pileata isolate rMalTer1 chromosome 3, rMalTer1.hap1, whole genome shotgun sequence DNA region contains:
- the C3H1orf100 gene encoding uncharacterized protein C1orf100 homolog, with amino-acid sequence MSCTAIRIRQFIDPTPYLPPGTVIRQGKDIQGFYPGQLGRVHKACMPEIAPGPFIKLHPAPVQHEVETQYQHDFDNLTLQGHVLFQGTMKKAMNDWYKQTTYKEEFALPFYNMDHAEDKYTPRTDPGPLTIWRSIADPKKVTCPCL; translated from the exons ATGTCGTGCACAGCCATCAGAATACGTCAATTTATAGATCCTACACCCTACCTACCTCCAGG CACTGTTATTCGTCAAGGAAAGGACATTCAAGGGTTCTATCCTGGGCAACTAGGACGGGTACATAAGGCATGCATGCCTGAAATAGCTCCAGG ACCTTTCATAAAACTGCACCCAGCTCCAGTGCAGCATGAAGTTGAAACTCAGTACCAACATGACTTTGATAATTTAACTCTTCAGGGGCATGTCCTTTTTCAAGGGACAATGAAGAAGGCAATGAATGACTGGTACAAGCAAACCACGTACAAAGAAGAATTTGCACTGCCATTTTACAATATGG ACCATGCTGAGGATAAATACACACCAAGAACTGATCCTGGACCACTGACAATCTGGAGAAGCATTGCTGATCCAAAAAAAGTAACCTGCCCTTGCTTGTGA